One window of Flavobacteriales bacterium genomic DNA carries:
- a CDS encoding T9SS type A sorting domain-containing protein — MKKFLTIPLLCALSFQARAQYVIPDTALVALFQQWYPSLMTGNVLDTINSNSPFITVLNFENTNVTDLSGIQYFDSVTTIYITNSPVSYIPELPDSLEYLYCDNTQLASLPPMPSTLVSLQIQNSPLTGLPALPASLIDLRTINCPITSLPTLPPNLDRLMCMNGQLTSLPALPDTMYYLHVPDNFLTTLPPLPSNLGVMWVDQNQLTSLPELPPHLYQLLCNNNQLSCLPALPSSLTQLNCVGNYLNCLPNEPMDLGPYGTGGNDSNLGFSPMVCGPGDACFPAEVVSGIIFDDMNGNGVLDAGEPPFASGVAEAMPGHTLSSGDVNGRYVLPVGAGSFTVQGRPVPYHSITTQAYSATIVPGQSDSLNHIGYQAIPGVFDLMAEIHADATRPGFNNNVYVQVENAGTEATIATINFDFDADQTWIATLVAPASQTGNMASWTVPLAAGATWNATVTLHTDAAAPLGLAIDHDLNALQAANDSTPTNNSAHWHDIVVGSFDPNDKTAYPAAMSPAQLASGQPIEYVIRFQNTGTYLAENVRVTDTLSSDLDQATVKYISASHSNHWQLSNGVLVFQFDNIQLPDSNANEPGSHGFVKFSINPSQGLAVGESVTNIANIYFDYNQPVITEPCVFLIDATNGVDAVGSSALRIYPNPTSGLLVMNSEQELKYISVLQVDGRSVQSEIATGLEHQLDLSSLQNGVYLVNVVTERGNFTSRVVVQR; from the coding sequence ATGAAGAAATTTCTGACCATCCCTTTGTTGTGCGCACTGTCATTCCAAGCTCGTGCCCAGTACGTAATTCCGGATACCGCGTTGGTGGCACTCTTTCAGCAATGGTACCCTTCGCTAATGACCGGCAATGTGTTGGACACCATCAATTCAAATTCTCCCTTCATTACGGTGCTCAACTTTGAGAACACGAATGTGACCGACCTGTCTGGGATCCAGTACTTTGATAGCGTAACTACCATTTACATCACCAACAGTCCGGTGAGCTACATACCGGAATTGCCCGACTCGTTGGAATATTTATACTGTGACAACACACAGCTCGCGAGTTTGCCACCGATGCCCAGCACACTGGTTTCGCTCCAGATCCAAAACAGCCCACTTACCGGTTTGCCTGCGCTACCTGCTTCCTTGATCGATCTGCGCACCATCAATTGCCCCATCACCAGCTTGCCCACGCTTCCGCCCAACTTGGATCGGCTTATGTGCATGAACGGCCAGCTTACCAGCCTTCCCGCGTTGCCCGATACCATGTACTACCTGCACGTCCCCGATAACTTCCTGACCACTCTACCTCCATTGCCGTCGAACCTCGGTGTTATGTGGGTGGATCAGAACCAGCTTACGAGCCTACCCGAATTGCCGCCACACTTGTACCAATTGTTATGTAACAACAATCAACTGAGCTGCCTACCCGCGCTGCCTTCATCCCTTACGCAGTTGAATTGCGTCGGCAACTACCTCAATTGCTTACCGAACGAGCCGATGGATCTTGGCCCTTACGGTACCGGCGGCAACGACTCCAACTTGGGTTTCAGTCCGATGGTCTGCGGCCCTGGCGATGCTTGTTTCCCGGCGGAAGTAGTAAGCGGGATCATCTTCGATGACATGAACGGGAATGGGGTGCTGGATGCGGGTGAGCCACCTTTTGCGAGTGGTGTAGCGGAGGCCATGCCGGGCCACACGCTTAGCAGTGGAGATGTCAACGGCAGGTATGTTCTGCCTGTCGGCGCGGGTTCGTTCACCGTACAAGGGCGTCCGGTGCCCTACCATAGTATCACAACTCAGGCTTACTCAGCAACCATTGTTCCGGGGCAATCCGATTCGTTAAACCATATCGGCTACCAGGCCATTCCGGGTGTCTTTGATCTGATGGCCGAGATCCACGCGGATGCCACCCGGCCGGGGTTCAACAACAACGTGTATGTGCAAGTAGAGAATGCTGGGACGGAGGCAACCATTGCCACGATCAACTTCGATTTCGATGCGGACCAGACCTGGATCGCAACCCTCGTGGCACCTGCATCGCAAACGGGGAATATGGCGAGCTGGACTGTTCCATTGGCTGCCGGAGCAACATGGAATGCAACGGTAACACTGCACACGGATGCTGCCGCCCCCTTGGGCTTGGCCATAGATCATGACCTGAACGCATTGCAGGCAGCCAACGACTCCACACCTACGAACAACAGCGCGCATTGGCACGACATTGTGGTAGGCTCCTTCGACCCCAACGACAAGACCGCTTATCCAGCAGCCATGAGCCCGGCACAATTGGCGAGCGGACAACCGATCGAATACGTCATCCGCTTCCAGAACACGGGGACCTACTTGGCCGAGAACGTGCGTGTGACCGATACGCTGAGCAGCGATCTGGATCAAGCCACGGTCAAGTACATCAGCGCATCGCATAGCAACCATTGGCAGCTGAGCAATGGCGTGTTGGTATTCCAGTTCGATAACATCCAGCTCCCGGACAGCAATGCCAATGAGCCCGGCAGCCACGGCTTCGTGAAATTCAGCATCAACCCGAGCCAGGGTCTCGCGGTAGGTGAAAGTGTGACGAACATCGCCAACATCTACTTCGATTACAACCAACCGGTGATCACGGAACCGTGTGTGTTTTTGATCGACGCTACCAACGGTGTGGATGCGGTCGGATCCAGCGCATTACGGATCTATCCGAATCCAACAAGTGGCCTGCTGGTAATGAACAGCGAGCAGGAATTGAAATACATCTCGGTGCTTCAGGTTGATGGACGGTCGGTACAAAGCGAGATCGCAACAGGGCTGGAGCATCAACTCGATCTGTCATCGTTACAGAACGGGGTGTACTTGGTCAACGTTGTTACGGAGCGCGGCAACTTCACATCACGGGTCGTGGTGCAACGTTGA
- a CDS encoding succinate dehydrogenase cytochrome b subunit has translation MARQGLFGSSLAKKYWMALTGLFLITFLAVHAAINAMIFFNDGGVTFNTWAHFMGTNLIIRTMELVLFLGLILHVVDGLMLWKQNRAARPKDYAFAKHNANSKWYSRSMGILGTLILLFLIVHLWHFWVKTRILTGSMEPYGVDAIGQENLFALMADVFSSPIVMLVYVLGCFSLFWHLLHGFKSAFQSLGLNHRKYNSAIAFCGAAFSIIVPLLFASMPVSMYLGWVK, from the coding sequence ATGGCACGACAAGGACTCTTCGGCTCTTCGCTCGCTAAGAAGTATTGGATGGCCCTGACGGGCCTTTTCCTTATCACGTTCCTCGCGGTCCACGCCGCGATCAACGCGATGATCTTCTTCAACGACGGCGGCGTGACCTTCAACACCTGGGCGCACTTCATGGGCACCAATCTCATAATCCGAACGATGGAGCTGGTGCTCTTCCTCGGCCTCATCCTCCACGTGGTGGACGGCCTCATGCTCTGGAAGCAGAACCGCGCCGCGCGCCCGAAGGATTATGCGTTTGCCAAGCACAACGCGAACAGCAAGTGGTATTCGCGCAGCATGGGCATCCTTGGCACGTTGATCCTGCTCTTCCTCATCGTCCATCTCTGGCACTTTTGGGTGAAGACGCGCATCCTTACCGGCAGCATGGAGCCTTATGGCGTGGACGCCATCGGTCAGGAGAACCTCTTCGCCTTGATGGCCGACGTGTTCTCCAGTCCGATCGTGATGTTGGTGTACGTGCTGGGCTGCTTCTCGCTGTTCTGGCACTTGCTGCACGGCTTCAAGAGCGCCTTCCAGTCCCTCGGCCTGAACCACCGCAAGTACAACAGTGCCATCGCGTTCTGCGGCGCGGCCTTTTCCATCATCGTCCCTCTCCTCTTCGCTTCCATGCCGGTGAGCATGTACTTGGGCTGGGTGAAATGA
- a CDS encoding fumarate reductase/succinate dehydrogenase flavoprotein subunit — translation MSILDAKVPAGPIEKKWSEHKDHIRLVNPANKRRIDVIVVGTGLAGASAAASLAEMGYNVKAFCFQDSSRRAHSIAAQGGINAAKNYPNDGDSVYRLFYDTLKGGDYRARESNTWRLAEVSASIIDQCVAQGVPFARDYGGLLDNRSFGGALVSRTFYARGQTGQQLLLGAYSALMRQVGKGKVKMYDRHEMLDLVVVDGKARGIIARNLVTGELERHGAHAVLLCTGGYGNAFFLSTNAMGSNVTAAWKAHKRGAYMANPCYTQIHPTCIPVSGDHQSKLTLMSESLRNDGRIWVPKKLEDAKAIQEGKKKGSDIAEDDRDYYLERRYPSFGNLVPRDVASRAAKERCDAGFGVNRTGEAVYLDFASAIERYGKSEANVHHIDNPSPEKIRELGMKVVSEKYGNLFDMYENIVGENAYVHAMKIYPAVHYTMGGLWVDYNLQSTVPGMYVLGEANFSDHGANRLGASALMQGLADGYFILPYTIADQLSSEIRTGPIKTDTAEFVEAEKTVRERIDKFFSTKGTEPVDHFHKRLGKVMWEKCGMARNAKGLQEGIEEIRKIREDFWANVRVPGKPNEFNQELEKAGRVADFLELGELMCMDALNRNESCGGHFREEYQTEEGEALRDDDNYAYVAAWEWKNDPGSEVMHKEELTFDALKLSQRSYK, via the coding sequence ATGAGCATCCTCGACGCTAAAGTCCCCGCCGGTCCGATCGAAAAGAAATGGAGCGAGCACAAGGACCATATCCGTTTGGTGAACCCGGCCAATAAGCGCCGCATCGACGTCATCGTGGTGGGCACCGGGCTTGCGGGTGCCTCCGCTGCGGCTTCACTAGCGGAGATGGGCTATAACGTGAAAGCCTTTTGCTTTCAGGACAGTTCGCGCCGCGCGCACAGCATCGCCGCACAGGGCGGCATCAACGCCGCTAAGAACTACCCCAATGACGGCGACTCGGTGTATCGCCTTTTCTACGACACCCTGAAGGGCGGCGACTACCGCGCCCGTGAATCGAACACCTGGCGCTTGGCCGAGGTCAGCGCCAGTATCATCGATCAGTGCGTGGCCCAAGGCGTGCCCTTCGCCCGCGACTACGGCGGACTGCTGGACAACCGTTCCTTCGGTGGCGCGCTCGTGAGCCGCACGTTCTACGCCCGCGGGCAAACAGGGCAACAGCTGCTTCTTGGTGCCTACAGCGCGTTAATGCGCCAAGTGGGCAAGGGCAAGGTGAAGATGTACGACCGCCACGAGATGCTGGACCTGGTTGTTGTGGATGGAAAGGCACGCGGCATCATTGCGCGGAACCTCGTGACCGGTGAGCTGGAACGCCACGGCGCACATGCCGTGCTGCTCTGCACCGGCGGCTACGGCAACGCGTTCTTCCTCAGCACTAACGCCATGGGCAGCAACGTCACCGCTGCATGGAAAGCGCACAAGCGCGGCGCCTACATGGCCAACCCGTGCTACACGCAGATCCACCCGACGTGCATCCCTGTGAGCGGCGACCACCAGAGCAAACTCACGCTGATGAGCGAGAGCCTCCGCAACGACGGCCGCATCTGGGTGCCGAAGAAGCTGGAGGATGCCAAGGCGATCCAGGAGGGCAAGAAGAAAGGCAGCGACATCGCCGAAGACGACCGCGACTACTACCTCGAGCGCCGCTACCCCAGCTTCGGCAACCTCGTGCCGCGCGATGTGGCCAGCCGTGCTGCCAAGGAACGCTGCGACGCGGGCTTCGGAGTGAACAGGACCGGCGAGGCCGTATACCTCGACTTCGCCTCGGCCATCGAACGTTATGGCAAGTCGGAAGCGAATGTCCACCACATCGACAACCCTTCACCGGAGAAGATCCGCGAACTGGGGATGAAGGTGGTAAGTGAGAAGTACGGCAACCTCTTCGACATGTATGAGAACATCGTGGGTGAGAATGCCTATGTGCATGCCATGAAGATCTACCCCGCGGTACACTACACCATGGGCGGCCTGTGGGTGGACTACAACCTGCAGAGCACCGTGCCCGGCATGTACGTGCTTGGCGAAGCGAATTTCAGTGATCACGGCGCGAACCGGCTCGGTGCATCGGCCCTGATGCAAGGCTTGGCGGACGGCTACTTCATCCTGCCATACACCATCGCCGACCAGCTCTCATCGGAGATCCGTACAGGACCGATCAAGACCGACACCGCGGAATTCGTAGAAGCCGAGAAGACCGTGCGTGAGCGCATCGATAAGTTCTTCAGCACGAAAGGCACCGAGCCCGTGGATCACTTCCACAAGCGCCTCGGCAAGGTGATGTGGGAGAAGTGCGGCATGGCGCGCAATGCGAAGGGACTCCAAGAAGGGATCGAGGAGATCCGCAAGATCCGCGAGGACTTCTGGGCGAACGTCCGCGTACCGGGCAAGCCGAATGAATTTAACCAAGAACTGGAAAAAGCAGGTCGCGTCGCCGATTTCCTGGAGCTGGGCGAACTGATGTGCATGGATGCACTGAACCGCAACGAAAGCTGCGGTGGCCACTTCCGGGAGGAATACCAGACCGAGGAGGGCGAAGCGCTACGCGACGACGACAACTACGCATACGTGGCCGCTTGGGAATGGAAGAACGATCCCGGCAGCGAAGTGATGCACAAGGAGGAGCTGACGTTCGATGCGTTGAAATTGTCGCAACGTTCATACAAATAG
- a CDS encoding succinate dehydrogenase/fumarate reductase iron-sulfur subunit, whose protein sequence is MKLTLKIWRQAGPDAKGAMVDYPVTDISEDMSFLEMLDVLNDKLVREGQEPIAFDHDCREGICGACSLFIDGRPHGPSRHITTCQLHMRKFKDGDVIHVEPWRAGSFPVIKDLVVDRGAFDRIQAAGGFVSVNTMGKLVDANAQPIAKLSSDKAFDAAACIGCGACVAACPNSSAMLFVAAKVSQYALLPQGRPEAKERALNMVEQMDKEGFGNCTNIGACEIECPKDISLENIARLNREYLGASVTKE, encoded by the coding sequence ATGAAATTGACATTGAAGATCTGGAGGCAGGCAGGCCCGGACGCCAAAGGCGCCATGGTGGACTACCCCGTCACCGACATCTCCGAGGACATGTCCTTCCTCGAAATGCTCGATGTGCTCAACGACAAGCTGGTGCGTGAAGGGCAGGAACCGATCGCCTTCGACCACGATTGCCGGGAAGGCATCTGTGGCGCGTGCAGCCTCTTCATCGACGGGCGACCGCACGGCCCGAGCCGCCACATCACCACCTGCCAACTGCACATGCGCAAGTTCAAGGATGGCGATGTGATCCACGTGGAACCTTGGCGCGCCGGTTCATTTCCGGTGATCAAGGACTTGGTGGTGGACCGCGGCGCGTTCGACCGCATCCAGGCCGCCGGTGGCTTCGTGAGCGTGAACACCATGGGCAAGCTCGTGGATGCCAACGCACAGCCCATCGCCAAACTGAGCTCGGACAAAGCGTTCGACGCTGCCGCCTGCATTGGCTGCGGTGCCTGCGTAGCCGCCTGCCCGAACAGTTCCGCCATGCTCTTCGTGGCCGCCAAAGTGAGCCAGTACGCCCTGCTGCCACAAGGCCGCCCTGAAGCAAAGGAGCGCGCCCTCAACATGGTGGAGCAGATGGACAAGGAAGGCTTTGGTAATTGCACCAACATCGGCGCTTGCGAGATCGAGTGCCCGAAGGATATCTCGCTGGAGAACATCGCACGGTTGAACCGCGAATATTTGGGGGCGAGCGTGACGAAGGAGTGA
- a CDS encoding type II toxin-antitoxin system VapC family toxin, with the protein MRFFLDTNVLFDLFEEERPSHRDSFRLVKQGLLGQVELVVTAASVMTMIYSLQRYKLPRELIIGRLNKILPHMEVAQVTATELSAGINNEWTDIEDAIQFHAAVVSGPIDAIVSNDKDFKQQKLVPVLTPKQALRRVK; encoded by the coding sequence ATGAGGTTCTTCCTTGACACGAACGTCCTCTTCGACCTGTTCGAAGAGGAACGACCCTCGCACAGGGATTCGTTCCGGTTGGTGAAGCAAGGTCTCTTGGGTCAAGTGGAACTCGTTGTTACCGCCGCTTCCGTGATGACCATGATCTATTCCTTGCAGCGGTACAAGCTGCCCCGTGAATTGATCATCGGTCGACTGAACAAGATCTTGCCACATATGGAGGTCGCTCAAGTAACAGCGACAGAACTGAGTGCCGGTATCAACAACGAGTGGACCGACATTGAGGATGCCATCCAGTTCCATGCTGCTGTTGTTTCAGGCCCTATCGACGCCATCGTAAGCAACGACAAGGACTTCAAGCAGCAAAAGTTGGTGCCCGTGCTTACGCCGAAGCAAGCGTTGAGGCGGGTGAAGTGA
- a CDS encoding aminotransferase class I/II-fold pyridoxal phosphate-dependent enzyme has protein sequence MSLKSKLPNVGTTIFSVMSKLAQESGAINLSQGFPDFPIDEKLSELAHAAMRSGHNQYAPMPGLPALREAIVAKVERLYDFSYDPDTEVTATAGATQALFTAIGAIVQPGDEVVIIDPAYDCYAPTVELFGGTPVHVRLGNDMKFDAGALRQAITPKTRVLMINTPHNPAGTILRDADMRAIAQILRSTDIILISDEVYEHLVFDGEQHASAIRYPELRDRAFVVFSFGKVFHATGWKMGYILAPKALMAEFRKVHQFNVFSVNTPMQYALAEYLRDPLHYEALPQFYQAKRDRFLIGLRASPFEPLPCEGSYFQLADYSKISGESDLIFAKRLATEHGVAAIPLSPFYKDPPPGQRLLRFCFAKQDETLDNAIEKLCAI, from the coding sequence ATGTCACTGAAAAGCAAGCTCCCCAACGTCGGCACCACGATCTTCTCCGTGATGAGCAAGCTGGCGCAGGAGAGCGGTGCGATCAACCTCAGCCAAGGCTTTCCGGATTTCCCGATCGATGAGAAGCTGAGCGAACTGGCGCATGCCGCTATGAGGTCGGGCCATAATCAGTACGCGCCCATGCCCGGGTTGCCCGCGTTGCGCGAAGCGATCGTTGCGAAAGTGGAGCGCCTCTATGACTTCAGCTATGATCCGGACACGGAAGTCACCGCTACCGCCGGGGCCACGCAGGCGTTGTTCACCGCGATAGGCGCGATCGTTCAGCCTGGGGACGAAGTGGTCATCATCGATCCCGCTTACGACTGCTATGCGCCTACGGTGGAACTCTTCGGCGGCACGCCGGTGCATGTGCGCTTGGGCAACGACATGAAGTTCGATGCGGGGGCGTTGCGCCAAGCGATAACGCCGAAAACGCGCGTGCTGATGATCAACACGCCTCACAACCCGGCGGGCACCATCCTGCGCGATGCGGACATGCGCGCGATCGCCCAGATCCTGCGCAGCACCGACATCATCCTCATAAGCGACGAGGTTTACGAGCACTTGGTCTTCGACGGTGAGCAACATGCCTCCGCGATCCGCTATCCGGAGCTGCGCGATCGTGCCTTTGTCGTGTTCAGCTTCGGCAAGGTGTTCCATGCCACCGGCTGGAAAATGGGCTATATCCTTGCGCCGAAAGCCCTGATGGCAGAGTTCAGGAAAGTGCATCAGTTCAACGTCTTCAGCGTGAACACGCCGATGCAATATGCACTGGCGGAATACCTGAGGGACCCATTGCACTACGAAGCACTCCCTCAGTTCTACCAGGCCAAGCGCGACCGTTTTCTCATCGGTTTGCGCGCATCGCCGTTCGAGCCGTTGCCTTGCGAAGGCAGCTATTTCCAGCTTGCGGATTACAGCAAGATCAGCGGCGAGTCCGACCTTATTTTCGCGAAGCGCTTGGCCACGGAACATGGCGTGGCTGCGATCCCGCTCAGCCCGTTCTACAAGGACCCGCCGCCGGGCCAGCGCCTGCTCCGGTTCTGCTTCGCGAAGCAGGATGAAACGTTGGACAACGCCATTGAAAAGCTATGCGCGATCTAA
- a CDS encoding amidohydrolase, translating into MRDLRVTLVQSMLHWENATANRALFAGKLERLKGSTDLCVLPEMFTTGFTMNTALAETMDGKTVHWMKEQAAHTDAAVYGSVIIAEDGKTFNRGLFVTPGGSVTHYDKRHLFRFAKETDHFNPGRDRVVVEWRGWRILLQICFDLRFPVFARNKGDYDAALYVANWPEARSYPWSQLLIARAIENQCYVVGVNRVGMDGKGIHYTGDSVMIDPKGQVIASCKPANDCITHAAFDAVALMDFREKFPVGMETDGFDLKP; encoded by the coding sequence ATGCGCGATCTAAGAGTGACACTCGTACAAAGCATGCTCCATTGGGAGAATGCGACCGCCAACCGGGCCTTGTTCGCCGGTAAGTTGGAAAGGCTGAAAGGCAGCACTGACCTCTGTGTGCTACCTGAGATGTTCACTACCGGCTTCACTATGAACACCGCCTTGGCCGAGACGATGGATGGCAAGACCGTGCACTGGATGAAGGAGCAAGCCGCGCACACGGATGCTGCGGTCTATGGAAGCGTGATCATCGCTGAAGATGGAAAGACCTTCAATCGCGGTCTTTTCGTCACACCGGGCGGCAGCGTTACGCACTACGACAAACGGCACTTGTTCCGCTTCGCGAAGGAGACGGACCACTTCAACCCCGGCCGGGACCGCGTGGTTGTGGAGTGGCGCGGATGGCGCATCCTGTTGCAGATCTGCTTCGACCTGCGCTTTCCAGTTTTTGCGCGCAACAAGGGCGATTACGATGCTGCGCTATACGTGGCGAACTGGCCCGAAGCACGCAGTTATCCATGGAGCCAACTGCTGATCGCGCGCGCCATTGAGAACCAGTGCTACGTGGTGGGCGTGAACCGCGTGGGCATGGACGGCAAGGGCATCCATTACACCGGAGATAGCGTGATGATCGATCCCAAGGGGCAAGTGATTGCCTCATGCAAACCGGCCAACGACTGCATCACACATGCCGCGTTCGATGCGGTCGCATTGATGGACTTCCGGGAGAAATTCCCGGTGGGGATGGAAACGGACGGCTTCGACCTGAAGCCCTGA